One region of Geovibrio ferrireducens genomic DNA includes:
- the corA gene encoding magnesium/cobalt transporter CorA, whose protein sequence is MLRFFKTPEKRLGAAPGTLHEETADYGFSAACTSYSEDVIEHASCDTAEACIAAISREDTINWLNVTGHATHDVLRELGRKLDVHDLVLEDIQNGSQPLKFEEYDNFVFIIVKSLVYNHNKESFTIADTKIIVGENYIITFSAEPVPMYLKLFKRLSQKNTKLRKMGLPYFLFALLDALSDGSYETLNRIIDTVEEMEEVVQENFQEFDIAEIYRIKQLMGHAKRSLWRYMEIINSIKVSDYLDIPDEVMPYYKDLEDHYKHMRDIVESVHSAATDMFNLYVSLNGQQMNEVIKVLTVFSAIFIPLTFIAGVYGMNFQYMPELAKPWGYPAVLGLMACVVCAMVIYVRRKRWF, encoded by the coding sequence ATGCTGAGATTTTTCAAAACACCTGAAAAAAGGCTGGGTGCTGCGCCCGGAACCCTGCATGAGGAAACGGCAGATTACGGTTTTTCCGCCGCATGCACCAGCTACAGTGAGGATGTAATAGAGCATGCCTCCTGTGACACTGCGGAGGCATGTATAGCTGCCATAAGCAGGGAGGACACCATAAACTGGCTGAACGTTACAGGGCATGCCACCCATGATGTTCTGCGGGAGCTGGGAAGGAAACTGGATGTGCATGACCTTGTTCTGGAGGATATTCAGAACGGATCTCAGCCCCTTAAGTTCGAGGAATATGACAATTTCGTGTTTATAATCGTTAAGTCTCTGGTTTATAACCACAATAAAGAGAGCTTCACCATTGCGGATACGAAGATAATTGTGGGCGAAAACTATATAATCACATTCAGCGCTGAGCCCGTGCCCATGTATCTCAAGCTTTTTAAGAGGCTTTCGCAGAAGAATACCAAACTGCGCAAAATGGGGCTGCCTTACTTCCTTTTTGCGCTGCTGGATGCCCTGAGTGACGGAAGCTATGAAACCCTCAACCGTATAATAGACACTGTGGAGGAGATGGAAGAGGTTGTTCAGGAAAACTTTCAGGAGTTTGATATAGCAGAGATTTACCGCATAAAGCAGCTTATGGGACACGCCAAACGCTCTCTCTGGCGGTATATGGAGATAATAAACAGCATAAAGGTAAGCGACTATCTGGATATTCCGGATGAGGTGATGCCTTACTACAAGGATCTGGAGGATCACTACAAGCACATGCGGGACATAGTGGAATCGGTGCATTCCGCTGCCACGGATATGTTCAATCTCTATGTTTCCCTTAACGGGCAGCAGATGAATGAGGTCATTAAAGTGCTTACGGTATTTTCCGCTATATTCATTCCTCTGACCTTCATTGCAGGGGTCTACGGCATGAACTTTCAGTACATGCCGGAGCTTGCCAAGCCGTGGGGCTACCCGGCTGTGCTTGGGCTTATGGCCTGTGTTGTCTGCGCCATGGTGATATATGTCCGGCGTAAACGGTGGTTTTAG
- a CDS encoding macro domain-containing protein has translation MLFSRDDLTELAGKSWIAVTTNGTVKKDGTANMGRGNAREVAAKLPDIVSELGRLLTENGNSVHYLGSMVFSFPVEETWLSYAELRLVERSAAQLLEQVDKRGIERITIPLPGCGKGGLKKADVLPVLEKYFDDRFIITEKEAQ, from the coding sequence ATGCTTTTCAGCAGAGACGACCTGACGGAGCTTGCCGGGAAAAGCTGGATAGCCGTAACCACCAACGGAACGGTTAAGAAGGACGGCACGGCGAACATGGGCAGGGGTAATGCCAGAGAGGTGGCGGCGAAGCTTCCCGATATTGTGTCAGAACTGGGCAGGCTCCTCACGGAAAATGGGAACAGCGTACATTACTTAGGCAGCATGGTGTTCAGCTTCCCCGTTGAGGAGACATGGCTCTCATACGCAGAGCTCAGGCTTGTGGAACGCTCCGCAGCACAGCTTCTGGAACAGGTTGACAAACGGGGCATAGAGCGCATCACCATCCCCCTTCCCGGCTGCGGCAAAGGCGGGCTGAAAAAGGCCGATGTGCTCCCCGTCCTTGAAAAATATTTTGACGACAGATTCATTATCACGGAAAAAGAGGCTCAGTAG
- a CDS encoding cyclase family protein: MKYTDLTYTITENMPVYPGTEKPVLEKLEIDGYRETLFHMFSHTGTHMDAPYHVFKDGRKLEDYSIEEFTGRAAVIDIPQGTKTIEPEMLKSAEGFEFVLLRTGWGSKWGRDEYFDGFPVLSLKAAEYLTGLRLKGIGLDCISVDEVGMNELPVHRVILGSGMLIIENLACLEMLPAEVTFTALPLKYADSDGCSVRAFASY; this comes from the coding sequence ATGAAATACACTGATCTCACTTATACAATTACCGAAAACATGCCTGTTTACCCCGGAACCGAAAAGCCTGTTCTTGAAAAGCTTGAGATTGACGGATACCGGGAAACTCTTTTTCATATGTTCTCCCATACGGGAACCCACATGGACGCTCCGTACCATGTTTTTAAGGATGGCAGGAAGCTTGAGGATTACTCCATTGAGGAGTTTACAGGCAGAGCCGCAGTGATAGACATTCCGCAGGGCACAAAGACCATTGAGCCGGAAATGCTTAAATCCGCCGAAGGCTTTGAGTTTGTCCTGCTCCGCACCGGCTGGGGCAGTAAATGGGGCAGGGATGAATATTTTGATGGTTTTCCCGTTCTTTCCCTGAAAGCTGCGGAGTATCTGACCGGGCTCAGGCTGAAAGGGATAGGGCTTGACTGCATTTCGGTAGATGAGGTCGGGATGAACGAACTTCCTGTTCACAGGGTTATTCTGGGGAGCGGAATGCTGATAATAGAAAACCTTGCCTGTCTGGAAATGCTGCCCGCTGAGGTGACTTTCACCGCGCTGCCGCTGAAATACGCCGATTCAGACGGGTGCAGCGTGAGGGCTTTCGCCTCCTACTGA
- a CDS encoding MFS transporter: protein MNSEHRKYTLFAVMSGYFLTGFMGSAMVVAVPVIALNLQMSVTMTGWVISGFVLASAILLMPAGRFADYKGYPVVFKAGMASFAVTTMACGFAPTGELLIVFRFLQGAASALIYCSGMALVSCVYPPEERGRAIGWVTFTVYTGLSIGPVIGGFLNEFYGWRSILHLTWVMAALVSLYSFTVLKPVRGREGKVSDYTGMALFMLMVLLIFGGLSVPDARGYSAFGLGLIVMIVMTYYEYRQKDPLINVRLFFGNRTFGFANSASMLNYCATSGVLFLVSMELQLNYGLTSEKAGMVMLAQPLAMAAVTPFAGRMSDRSNPKTLAFGGMLIIAFVLGAMAFMTGRAELYQIALMLFILGVGLGIFSTPNNTVIMNSVEKKDYGFAASTLSTMRLMGQTFSIAASVILLNMFAGSAKLETMSEEGLITALRASFVLFALICAAGAVMSLAGRNTSK, encoded by the coding sequence TTGAACTCAGAACACAGAAAATACACTCTTTTTGCAGTAATGTCAGGCTACTTCCTCACGGGGTTTATGGGGAGCGCAATGGTGGTTGCCGTTCCCGTTATAGCGCTTAATCTTCAGATGAGCGTCACAATGACCGGCTGGGTGATCTCCGGCTTCGTGCTGGCAAGTGCGATACTCCTCATGCCTGCGGGCAGATTTGCTGATTACAAGGGCTATCCGGTGGTTTTTAAGGCGGGTATGGCCTCATTTGCGGTTACAACTATGGCCTGCGGGTTTGCGCCGACGGGTGAGCTTCTTATTGTTTTCCGGTTTCTTCAGGGTGCGGCTTCCGCACTGATATACTGCAGCGGCATGGCGCTTGTTTCCTGTGTTTATCCGCCGGAGGAGCGCGGACGCGCCATAGGCTGGGTTACTTTTACTGTTTATACCGGGCTTTCCATAGGCCCTGTCATAGGCGGTTTTCTCAACGAGTTTTACGGCTGGCGGAGCATCCTGCACCTGACATGGGTTATGGCGGCTCTTGTCTCTCTCTATTCATTCACGGTGCTTAAGCCTGTGAGGGGGCGTGAGGGGAAAGTGAGCGACTATACAGGAATGGCTCTGTTCATGCTGATGGTGCTTCTGATATTCGGCGGGCTTTCCGTGCCGGATGCGAGGGGATATTCCGCCTTCGGCCTTGGGCTTATTGTTATGATTGTGATGACTTACTATGAATACAGACAGAAGGATCCGCTTATCAACGTCCGCCTGTTCTTCGGCAACCGCACCTTCGGCTTTGCCAACAGTGCGTCCATGCTGAACTACTGCGCCACTTCCGGAGTGCTGTTTCTGGTCAGCATGGAGCTGCAGCTTAACTACGGCCTCACTTCGGAAAAAGCCGGAATGGTTATGCTGGCTCAGCCTCTGGCCATGGCGGCTGTTACCCCTTTTGCAGGGAGAATGTCAGACAGGTCAAACCCGAAGACCCTTGCCTTCGGCGGAATGCTGATTATCGCTTTTGTACTAGGTGCTATGGCTTTTATGACGGGCAGGGCGGAGCTTTATCAGATTGCGCTTATGCTGTTTATTCTGGGTGTGGGGCTCGGAATATTCTCCACGCCGAACAACACCGTGATCATGAACTCGGTGGAGAAGAAGGACTACGGCTTTGCCGCATCCACCCTTTCCACTATGCGCCTCATGGGGCAGACATTCAGCATAGCGGCATCTGTCATACTGCTTAATATGTTTGCCGGCTCCGCCAAGCTTGAAACCATGAGCGAGGAGGGGCTTATCACTGCTCTGAGGGCATCGTTCGTGCTGTTTGCGCTGATATGCGCCGCGGGTGCTGTTATGTCCCTGGCGGGAAGAAACACTTCTAAATAG
- a CDS encoding mechanosensitive ion channel family protein, whose protein sequence is MQQEIMWRVVGTVLVIAVAIISRIIFLRYVQKHNFPNADAKRRVLVTTRNMFFLTVILIVSIIWLSHIRDMAISLAAIAVALVIATKEILLCFLAGIIRGITQPFRVADRIEINGLRGDVIDVNLIGTTLLEISSTHQYTGRTVNLPNSLFMSYPVINETYLDEFMLHIFSIPLKREDDLEKTEKIILDAANEVCTEYLGSAVKYMTEVSTRAGLEVPSVEPRVSIEFPDRETVNLLVRVPVPSRRKGRIEQAIIRLYLTKLKEQA, encoded by the coding sequence ATGCAGCAGGAAATAATGTGGCGTGTGGTAGGCACTGTACTTGTAATAGCCGTAGCCATAATTTCACGCATAATTTTTCTCCGTTATGTGCAGAAGCACAACTTCCCCAATGCGGACGCGAAAAGGCGTGTGCTGGTAACCACACGGAATATGTTTTTCCTCACTGTGATCCTTATTGTCAGCATAATCTGGCTTTCCCACATAAGGGACATGGCAATATCCCTCGCCGCCATAGCCGTGGCGCTGGTCATTGCCACAAAGGAGATACTCCTCTGTTTTCTCGCCGGAATAATCAGGGGCATCACCCAGCCGTTCAGGGTAGCAGACAGGATAGAGATCAACGGACTGAGGGGTGACGTTATAGATGTAAACCTCATAGGCACAACCCTGCTGGAAATAAGCTCAACCCACCAGTACACAGGGCGGACAGTGAACCTCCCCAACAGCCTTTTCATGAGCTATCCGGTAATAAATGAAACCTATCTGGATGAATTCATGCTCCATATTTTCAGCATTCCCCTGAAAAGAGAGGATGATCTGGAAAAAACCGAGAAGATAATTCTGGATGCTGCCAACGAGGTATGCACAGAATACCTCGGAAGTGCAGTGAAATACATGACGGAAGTGAGCACACGGGCAGGTCTTGAGGTTCCCTCCGTTGAACCTAGAGTCTCCATAGAATTTCCTGACAGGGAAACAGTGAACCTCCTTGTCCGTGTTCCCGTACCTTCACGCAGAAAAGGGAGGATAGAGCAGGCTATCATCCGCCTTTACCTCACCAAGCTGAAAGAGCAGGCCTAA
- a CDS encoding methyl-accepting chemotaxis protein, whose product MPKVRKLSLFMKFLIPLAGIVATAAIVYSVYSIMGLNKVKEDVMNSKVEEIGRFLQHTAESAAETVLTNAIVLSTNSEIMNSLSMRDNEYAAEYIGKIHYRLEKNSHFEGIKILVVNEGLSTFTYAGFASGSPEPGYVLKKAEQSKSPFSGVEDSADGVCIKGAAPITDNSGRYVGALQLSVNADIIAKEMKTDMGVSTLILLNSSAAKGEKLGGYTIAYNGDPALAEELRKAEFSSGKPYTVTDSFFVITKEIKNDGESAIGHFAAAVPLRDINEAISSAKKVSSQQFFYTIVWFLFIASVVLVILFVAIIKPLKEVIATTEDLAVGDGDLTRRVSYRSGDEFELVSDNIDAFIEKVQNTVITSLDSANETASASEELSSTSESLYSNIQEMTSLAEENSVIVNNIASNLDKTEELAISTTEVLEDSRNMLNKFVANLNNVVSTIISESARQASLAKDMENLTEQAAQIRQVLSIISDIADQTNLLALNASIEAARAGEHGRGFAVVADEVRKLAERTQTSLVEINRIIGMITNGVENSNRQISDISEKIVTVADDSKELISEANATGSKLGDTVSVSSEVVKMNTIIATKTKEMIEIVQRLTSLSTENKYSGENVEEVARMLSEKSGSLLAVLKRFKV is encoded by the coding sequence ATGCCTAAAGTAAGAAAGCTGTCACTTTTCATGAAATTTCTTATCCCTCTTGCAGGAATTGTTGCAACAGCGGCTATAGTTTATTCTGTTTACTCCATAATGGGGCTGAACAAAGTTAAAGAAGACGTTATGAATTCCAAAGTGGAGGAGATCGGCCGTTTTCTCCAGCATACCGCAGAATCTGCCGCGGAAACAGTGCTGACCAATGCCATTGTTCTCTCCACAAATTCAGAGATAATGAACTCCCTCAGTATGCGCGACAATGAATACGCCGCGGAATACATAGGGAAAATACACTATCGCCTTGAAAAAAACAGCCACTTTGAAGGCATTAAGATCCTTGTGGTGAACGAGGGCCTCAGCACCTTCACATACGCAGGCTTCGCATCAGGTTCACCTGAACCGGGCTATGTGCTGAAAAAGGCCGAGCAGTCAAAATCACCTTTCAGCGGAGTCGAGGATTCTGCCGACGGTGTCTGTATCAAGGGTGCGGCTCCCATAACCGATAACTCCGGCAGATATGTGGGCGCACTCCAGCTTTCCGTTAACGCGGACATAATAGCCAAGGAAATGAAAACCGATATGGGCGTGTCAACCCTCATCCTGCTGAACTCATCAGCCGCTAAGGGTGAAAAGCTCGGCGGTTATACAATTGCATACAACGGCGACCCCGCACTTGCGGAAGAACTGCGCAAAGCGGAATTTTCTTCTGGCAAGCCCTACACTGTCACAGACAGCTTCTTCGTAATCACCAAAGAGATCAAAAATGACGGAGAAAGCGCAATAGGCCACTTTGCGGCGGCTGTGCCCCTTCGTGATATAAACGAAGCTATATCAAGCGCAAAAAAGGTTTCCTCTCAGCAGTTTTTCTACACCATTGTGTGGTTCCTCTTCATCGCCTCAGTTGTGCTTGTTATCCTCTTTGTAGCGATTATCAAACCGCTTAAGGAAGTGATAGCCACAACGGAAGACCTAGCTGTGGGTGACGGCGACCTGACCAGAAGAGTAAGCTACAGAAGCGGCGATGAGTTTGAGCTTGTTTCGGACAACATAGATGCATTCATAGAAAAAGTGCAGAACACTGTAATCACCTCTCTGGACAGCGCAAACGAAACAGCAAGCGCAAGCGAGGAGCTTTCCTCCACTTCCGAATCCCTCTACAGCAATATTCAGGAAATGACAAGCCTCGCTGAGGAAAACAGCGTAATAGTGAACAACATCGCCTCCAACCTCGACAAAACAGAGGAGCTTGCCATCAGCACCACAGAAGTTCTGGAAGACAGCCGCAACATGCTCAACAAGTTTGTTGCGAATCTTAATAATGTTGTCAGCACCATCATCAGCGAAAGCGCGCGTCAGGCATCCCTCGCAAAAGACATGGAAAACCTTACTGAACAGGCGGCTCAGATACGTCAGGTTCTCTCCATCATCAGCGATATAGCCGACCAGACAAACCTTCTAGCGCTGAACGCCTCCATTGAGGCTGCAAGAGCGGGCGAACACGGACGCGGCTTCGCCGTTGTTGCGGACGAAGTGCGCAAGCTTGCCGAACGTACACAGACATCACTTGTGGAGATCAACCGCATTATAGGGATGATAACCAACGGGGTTGAAAACTCCAACAGACAGATAAGCGATATATCAGAAAAAATAGTCACAGTCGCAGACGATTCCAAAGAGCTGATAAGCGAGGCAAACGCCACAGGCAGCAAACTGGGCGACACAGTGTCCGTTTCCTCCGAAGTGGTGAAGATGAATACAATCATCGCCACAAAAACCAAGGAGATGATAGAGATAGTGCAGAGGCTCACCTCACTTTCCACCGAGAACAAATATTCCGGTGAAAATGTTGAGGAGGTTGCCAGAATGCTCTCGGAAAAATCCGGAAGTCTTCTTGCAGTGCTGAAAAGATTTAAGGTTTAG
- a CDS encoding EAL and HDOD domain-containing protein, whose translation MNYEELILGRQPILTRDGFTHGYELLFRNPGETSAVITDNTCATARVLVNMVQNFGLEKLLGGKDGFININENMLMQDILDVLPPEKLVFEIIENTVVSKALVERIKKYKEKGYRFALDDMFFSDEYMLMFAPLFPMVDYIKVDFALSEEKDIRYKTRELKKYPATLLAEKVETQESYLMALDVGFELFQGYYFARPNIVSKSSIEPSKISILKLLNLLGSDSSLDKIETEFKLQPEFSLKLLKLINSSSFFIRSEVRSIRHAISLLGRQQLQKWLIIMLYASKNKDSRRSPLLETVLLRARAMELLASRVYGEGSGIAGDAYFTGLISMLDVIFGISSSELMNSLNIEGNIKDAIEKREGRLGSLLRLIETSDDRSVAVNGDLLKQMKLSVNDVSEIKYASFEWVAEQQVLHGC comes from the coding sequence ATGAATTATGAAGAACTGATACTCGGCCGTCAGCCGATTCTCACCAGAGACGGGTTCACCCACGGCTATGAACTCCTCTTCCGTAATCCCGGTGAGACATCAGCCGTTATAACTGACAATACATGCGCAACGGCAAGGGTTCTGGTGAACATGGTTCAGAACTTCGGGCTGGAAAAACTGCTCGGCGGAAAAGACGGATTCATCAACATAAACGAAAACATGCTTATGCAGGACATACTGGATGTTCTTCCGCCGGAGAAGCTTGTCTTTGAGATCATAGAAAACACCGTTGTTTCCAAAGCTCTCGTGGAAAGGATAAAAAAATACAAGGAAAAGGGCTACCGCTTTGCTCTGGACGATATGTTTTTTTCGGACGAGTACATGCTTATGTTTGCTCCGCTTTTCCCCATGGTTGACTACATCAAGGTAGACTTTGCCCTCTCGGAAGAGAAAGACATACGCTACAAGACACGGGAACTGAAAAAATATCCGGCAACGCTCCTTGCCGAAAAAGTGGAAACTCAGGAATCTTATTTAATGGCTCTGGATGTCGGTTTCGAACTGTTTCAGGGCTATTATTTCGCCCGTCCGAACATTGTATCCAAATCATCAATCGAACCGTCTAAAATATCCATACTCAAGCTGCTCAACCTCCTTGGGAGCGACAGTTCCCTTGATAAAATAGAAACCGAGTTCAAGCTCCAGCCGGAATTCAGCCTGAAACTGCTTAAGCTGATAAACTCCTCCTCATTCTTTATCCGTTCTGAAGTGCGCTCCATACGTCACGCAATAAGCCTTCTGGGACGGCAGCAGCTTCAGAAATGGCTGATAATAATGCTTTACGCCTCCAAAAATAAAGACAGCAGACGGAGCCCGCTGCTGGAAACCGTTCTCCTGCGGGCAAGGGCGATGGAGCTGCTCGCCTCCAGAGTATACGGAGAAGGCTCCGGCATAGCCGGTGATGCATACTTCACAGGGCTCATATCCATGCTTGATGTGATTTTCGGCATTTCCTCCTCTGAACTGATGAACTCACTGAATATTGAAGGGAACATAAAAGATGCGATAGAAAAAAGGGAAGGCAGACTGGGGAGCCTGCTACGGCTTATAGAAACGTCTGACGATCGTTCGGTTGCTGTTAACGGTGATCTGCTGAAACAGATGAAACTCTCCGTTAACGATGTAAGCGAAATCAAATACGCCAGTTTTGAATGGGTCGCGGAGCAGCAGGTGCTTCACGGCTGTTAA
- a CDS encoding glutamine amidotransferase: protein MFLVLKMGSTLKELEDNYGGFADWIIRFMGAFRKQVKVIDVQKGDALPDPSQYEGVVVSGAHEMVTDLHPWSERTAVWLKEAAVKEVPVLGICYGHQLLAHSLGGRVDNHPFGPEIGTVEVELTDAGRKDPLFKTLPKKFIAHATHTQSVMKLPEGCVVLAGNGYEPIHAFRYGKNTWGVQFHPEFDSFIMEQYAEHQKHRLKEPEKIMELIAETPEANALLAAFMEMYSGD, encoded by the coding sequence ATGTTCCTTGTACTGAAAATGGGAAGCACTCTCAAAGAACTTGAAGATAATTACGGCGGCTTTGCCGACTGGATAATCCGTTTCATGGGAGCATTCAGGAAGCAGGTAAAAGTAATAGATGTACAAAAAGGGGACGCACTCCCCGATCCTTCGCAGTACGAAGGCGTAGTTGTCTCCGGCGCACATGAGATGGTCACCGACCTTCACCCATGGAGCGAAAGAACCGCAGTCTGGCTGAAAGAAGCTGCCGTGAAAGAGGTTCCCGTGCTGGGCATCTGCTACGGTCATCAGCTTCTTGCTCATTCATTGGGCGGCAGGGTGGACAACCATCCTTTCGGCCCCGAAATAGGCACTGTGGAGGTGGAACTCACCGATGCGGGCAGGAAAGACCCCCTCTTCAAAACACTCCCGAAAAAATTCATAGCCCATGCGACCCATACCCAGTCGGTAATGAAACTGCCGGAGGGATGCGTTGTCCTTGCCGGAAACGGCTACGAACCGATACACGCTTTCAGATACGGCAAAAACACATGGGGGGTTCAGTTCCACCCTGAGTTTGACTCCTTCATAATGGAGCAGTATGCCGAGCACCAGAAGCACAGGCTGAAAGAACCTGAAAAAATCATGGAGCTGATAGCCGAAACACCGGAGGCGAACGCCCTGCTGGCCGCTTTCATGGAAATGTATTCCGGAGACTGA
- a CDS encoding response regulator gives MTLGGLLDKLNVLVVEDNSVNRRTMELVLEQMVGRVFTAADGLEGLELFRRREIDVVFTDHDMPQMTGLELAREILEEKPDTPVVLVTGHNESDVVISALNSGITHFLPKPITRKTIRRALEDSFQKVLVKKLEHESRRKDLELLRFKERYHSLQEKNAFEKQLNLIKNDFQGMMLENAGNPYFVNTFYKPLDTLSGDGYSVRRLSDGSIFVFLIDSMGKGLSASVTTFMSIAFINHIIDRFNERNGSGLSTLISRYLEYVKKVLLEEEIVSCAFLRISSGFEEMEYALFSVPSLSVSMPDGLKKLKSNNPPLMSSTESFNIGRENTAGMLSLAVFTDGLLENTFISTAEHKEMLYDLIKDNPPFMHMRTFLDSTVTSYEDDITFIYINSSVGGYAEEISVNPDFHDVMVYINGVEEKLRRDGLSDDDAASMTGVLTELVMNAFEHGCLEIELEEKTKLITEGVYDECLKKAKPTPDKFIKIRTRVENRGGSLVFCAEVSDNGHGFDFRKKRRSRKAFFGGNGIKMVTSAVDDIYFNEKGNKVRIYKTIRGECVWK, from the coding sequence ATGACACTGGGCGGACTGCTCGATAAGCTTAATGTTCTGGTGGTGGAGGATAACTCCGTCAACAGACGCACAATGGAACTGGTTCTGGAACAGATGGTGGGCAGGGTTTTTACCGCCGCCGACGGTCTGGAAGGTCTGGAACTGTTCCGCCGCCGTGAGATAGACGTGGTTTTCACCGACCATGACATGCCGCAGATGACCGGGCTTGAGCTTGCCAGAGAAATTCTGGAGGAGAAGCCAGACACCCCTGTGGTTCTCGTAACCGGGCACAACGAGAGCGATGTGGTTATAAGCGCGCTCAACAGCGGCATAACCCACTTTCTGCCCAAACCGATCACAAGAAAAACAATCCGCCGTGCCCTTGAGGATTCTTTTCAGAAGGTGCTTGTCAAAAAGCTTGAGCATGAAAGCCGCAGAAAAGACCTCGAACTTCTCAGGTTTAAGGAGCGCTACCACTCCCTTCAGGAAAAAAACGCCTTCGAAAAGCAGCTTAACCTGATCAAAAACGACTTTCAGGGTATGATGCTGGAAAACGCCGGCAACCCGTATTTCGTGAACACCTTCTACAAGCCTCTGGACACGCTCAGCGGTGACGGATATTCGGTGAGAAGACTTTCTGACGGAAGCATATTTGTTTTTCTCATAGACTCTATGGGAAAAGGACTCTCCGCATCCGTAACCACATTCATGAGCATAGCTTTCATAAACCACATAATAGACCGCTTCAACGAACGCAACGGTTCAGGGCTCTCCACTCTCATAAGCAGATACCTGGAATATGTGAAAAAGGTTCTGCTTGAGGAGGAGATAGTAAGCTGCGCTTTTCTGAGAATAAGCAGCGGGTTCGAAGAGATGGAATATGCGCTGTTTTCCGTGCCTTCCCTCTCTGTCTCCATGCCTGACGGGCTTAAAAAGCTAAAAAGCAATAACCCCCCGCTTATGTCCTCCACCGAAAGCTTTAACATAGGCAGGGAAAATACAGCAGGCATGCTTTCCCTTGCGGTTTTCACTGACGGACTTCTGGAAAATACATTTATAAGTACAGCAGAACACAAGGAAATGCTGTATGATCTCATAAAGGACAATCCGCCCTTTATGCACATGCGTACATTTCTCGACAGTACAGTCACCAGCTATGAGGACGATATAACCTTTATATACATAAATTCATCCGTGGGCGGCTATGCGGAGGAAATATCCGTAAACCCCGACTTTCATGACGTTATGGTCTACATAAACGGAGTGGAGGAAAAGCTCAGGAGGGATGGCCTCTCGGACGATGACGCAGCTTCCATGACGGGGGTTCTGACGGAACTTGTCATGAATGCCTTTGAGCACGGCTGCCTGGAAATTGAACTTGAAGAGAAAACAAAGCTCATAACAGAAGGCGTGTATGACGAATGCCTCAAGAAGGCAAAGCCGACACCGGATAAATTTATAAAAATAAGAACCCGTGTTGAGAACAGGGGCGGTTCCCTTGTTTTCTGCGCAGAAGTGAGCGACAACGGACACGGCTTTGACTTCCGCAAAAAACGCAGAAGCAGAAAGGCCTTTTTCGGCGGAAACGGAATAAAAATGGTGACTTCCGCTGTGGATGATATTTACTTTAATGAAAAAGGGAATAAAGTCAGAATCTATAAAACAATCCGCGGAGAATGCGTATGGAAATAA